Proteins co-encoded in one Gouania willdenowi chromosome 1, fGouWil2.1, whole genome shotgun sequence genomic window:
- the LOC114456501 gene encoding homeodomain-interacting protein kinase 3-like has protein sequence MVGQALQSTSTQYTILEFIGEGCYGKVAKCLAHNSSKPVAVKILKQDYLQDVEGEVSVLKTIGSMNEDDINVVKFYEHFQYLGYTCLVFELLDRDLFQLVGSMNFHNIRPIAKQLLVALQGLQSVRVMHGDLKPENVMLTNMEERPWRVKLIDFGMASSFSSVIPGMTLQPIGYRAPEISLGLPFSGSIDMWGLGCTLAFLYLQRNLFSFQSEYLMMKCIVEMLGMPSRRQLHFGMYSKKFFCKERDELGKRWRLLTPDEYSSRNKVKVDEWPISHPHFSSLDDLLYISEVGDDEEMEDRKVFIHFLKQMLRLNGDKRISPADALQHPFITGSYEPGARQQRISNRGI, from the exons ATGGTAGGGCAGGCCCTTCAGAGCACGTCCACTCAATACACCATCCTTGAATTTATTGGAGAAGGTTGCTACGGAAAAGTGGCAAAGTGCCTTGCTCATAACAGCAGTAAACCAGTGGCGGTGAAAATCCTGAAGCAGGATTATCTGCAAGACGTCGAGGGCGAG GTATCTGTGTTGAAGACCATTGGCTCAATGAATGAAGACGACATCAATGTGGTTAAATTCTATGAGCACTTTCAGTACTTGGGATATACCTGCCTCGTGTTTGAGTTGTTGGACAGAGATTTGTTCCAGCTAGTCGGTTCAATGAATTTCCACAATATCCGCCCCATTGCAAAGCAG CTGTTGGTAGCGCTACAGGGACTCCAATCTGTGAGGGTCATGCATGGCGACCTCAAGCCAGAGAATGTCATGCTGACCAACATGGAGGAGCGTCCGTGGAGGGTCAAACTGATTGACTTTGGAATGGCTTCTTCATTCTCTTCTGTCATTCCCGGGATGACTCTTCAGCCCATTGGCTATAG GGCCCCAGAGATTAGTCTTGGCCTTCCGTTCTCAGGGTCCATCGACATGTGGGGGCTAGGCTGTACGCTGGCATTCCTCTACCTCCAGCGTAACCTTTTTTCATTCCAAAGTGAATACCTCATG ATGAAGTGTATAGTGGAGATGCTGGGCATGCCGTCACGACGTCAGCTCCACTTTGGCATGTACAGCAAGAAATTTTTTTGTAAGGAGAGGGATGAATTAGGCAAAAGATGGAGGCTGCtg ACACCTGATGAATATTCATCTAGGAACAAAGTAAAAGTTGATGAGTGGCCCATTTCCCATCCTCATTTTTCATCGTTGGATGACCTGCTCTAT ATCTCTGAAGTAGGGGATGATGAAGAGATGGAAGACAGGAAGGTCTTCATCCACTTCCTAAAACAGATGCTACGTCTAAATGGAGATAAGCGCATCTCTCCTGCTGATGCTCTTCAACATCCCTTTATCACAGGGTCATATGAGCCAGGA